Proteins encoded within one genomic window of Streptomyces sp. NBC_01314:
- a CDS encoding TIR-like protein FxsC, whose translation MNTPARGRSPDNRPYFFLSYAHTPPSGPDSGDPDHWVHTLYKDLCADVLALTAHPRGTPAGFLDREMRSGEGWPDRLSENLAHCRVFVPLYSPRYFSSDNCGREWFTFDERIREARNAGHGDIPAIVPALWTAMDLEGLPESVRQIQVERSKFSERYTSYGIYGLIKLQRLRDEYEEIVFGLAQRIVQVAENTPLPSSRPRPYESTHSAFRPHGEGPRRIHLTVVAPSRSSVPEGRDALPYGEDATEWNPYHGESRRPLSALAEELIRSLDYRITVSDFDVPDSGADGLTAGGSEPDGSGQPPEPHPGILLLDRWALLDRDRRHRLKTFDSAAHPWVGAIVPWNRFDLQCRGEQGERLKEELEDTLPLILERGRRAKCWAAVNGVPTLKQFTEILPVVVAQATRQFLRHAKAHPPPGPTTPRPRLSLADPTDPDADSDHGGQA comes from the coding sequence GTGAATACACCTGCACGGGGACGGTCTCCGGACAACCGTCCGTACTTTTTCCTCAGTTACGCGCACACACCTCCCTCGGGACCCGACAGCGGCGACCCCGACCACTGGGTGCACACGCTCTACAAGGATCTGTGCGCGGACGTCCTGGCCCTCACCGCTCATCCGCGGGGGACGCCCGCGGGATTCCTGGACCGGGAGATGCGGTCCGGGGAGGGCTGGCCGGACCGGCTCAGCGAGAATCTGGCGCACTGCCGGGTGTTCGTCCCGCTGTACTCCCCCAGGTATTTCTCCAGCGACAACTGCGGGCGCGAGTGGTTCACCTTCGACGAGCGCATCCGCGAGGCACGCAACGCCGGCCACGGTGACATCCCGGCCATAGTCCCGGCGCTGTGGACGGCCATGGACCTCGAAGGACTCCCCGAATCCGTACGCCAGATCCAGGTCGAACGCAGCAAGTTCAGCGAGCGCTACACGTCCTACGGCATCTACGGGCTGATCAAACTCCAGCGACTGCGGGACGAGTACGAGGAAATCGTGTTCGGCCTCGCCCAGCGGATCGTGCAGGTCGCCGAGAACACCCCGCTGCCGTCGAGCCGGCCCCGGCCGTACGAGTCCACGCACAGCGCGTTCCGGCCGCACGGCGAGGGGCCGCGCCGCATCCACCTCACCGTGGTGGCGCCCAGCCGGAGCTCCGTGCCGGAGGGCCGGGACGCCCTTCCCTACGGCGAGGACGCCACTGAGTGGAACCCGTACCACGGCGAGTCCAGGCGCCCGCTGTCCGCGCTGGCCGAGGAGCTGATCCGGTCCCTCGACTACCGCATCACCGTGTCGGACTTCGACGTCCCGGACTCCGGAGCCGACGGTCTCACCGCGGGCGGGTCCGAGCCCGACGGGAGCGGGCAGCCGCCCGAGCCGCACCCCGGCATCCTGCTGCTCGACCGCTGGGCCCTGCTCGACCGGGACCGGCGGCACCGGCTCAAGACGTTCGACTCGGCCGCCCACCCCTGGGTCGGCGCGATCGTCCCCTGGAACCGCTTCGACCTTCAGTGCCGCGGTGAACAGGGCGAACGGCTGAAGGAGGAACTGGAGGACACCCTGCCGCTGATCCTGGAGCGGGGGCGCCGCGCCAAGTGCTGGGCCGCGGTCAACGGCGTACCCACCCTGAAGCAGTTCACCGAGATACTGCCGGTCGTCGTGGCCCAGGCAACCCGGCAGTTCCTCAGGCACGCGAAGGCGCACCCGCCGCCGGGCCCGACCACACCCCGGCCGCGGCTCAGTCTCGCCGATCCGACCGACCCCGATGCGGATTCCGACCACGGAGGACAAGCATGA
- the fxsB gene encoding radical SAM/SPASM protein FxsB, inactivated metallohydrolase extension form: MRDPAIQQLVLKIHSRCDLACDHCYVYEAADQTWRSRPTVISEETLDQVSRRLTEYVLARNLESITVILHGGEPLLVGPVRLRRICAELTRALTPVTTLDLRIHTNGVRLNRDHLRVFDEFRVKVGISLDGDRVANDRHRLDRRGRSSYDRVLKAVELLRLPEHRHLYQGLLCTVDVANDPVAVHDALTSLDPPRIDYLLPHSTWDSPPPGHGPGAPATPYADWLLKVFDRWEEQGRPMPVRTFDSVLSTLRGGPSLTEALGLAPSDLAVIETDGTFEQADSLKTAYEGAPATGYDVFRHGFAEFAEHPGVRARQLGIAGVSETCRRCPVVESCGGGLYAHRYSGEKGFDNPSVFCSDLRGMVEGIAERITERALHPAVTEADELPLAQLKLNRDLLIRANAALAGRPDWDAAWQVVVRLDSDAASAAHLNTVLAHPYLRSVLRRSLDGPVGLPQLMAAATAAAVLAETEATLTWRQPGRDLHLPTLGTLRLSAPGRVECAVTAHGLQVTGAGDDGGELDVEWRPLTTMQLTDGPPLLVDDADPDRDCFGSPVADPLPPSDLALFGKRLRAAHEALDAQEPGWRKGAHALLATTVTPLAPGAGLRLGTHAFGALGVAVDFEADAFVRELPLLGRGSRLAALREVTDLNVPGSAAGRLLDEASACVGRAAAFPHDAAESLRRARAALDTLAGAAGHELTENGVHLADELRAELVVPHE; the protein is encoded by the coding sequence GTGAGGGACCCAGCGATCCAGCAACTGGTGCTCAAGATCCACAGTCGGTGCGATCTGGCGTGCGACCACTGTTACGTGTATGAGGCAGCCGACCAGACCTGGCGGTCGCGGCCGACGGTGATCTCCGAGGAAACACTCGACCAGGTCTCCCGGCGTCTCACCGAGTACGTACTGGCGAGAAATCTGGAATCCATCACCGTCATTCTGCACGGCGGTGAACCCCTGCTCGTGGGCCCCGTCCGGCTGAGACGAATCTGCGCGGAACTCACCCGCGCTCTCACTCCGGTCACCACACTGGATCTGCGTATTCACACCAACGGTGTGCGGCTGAACAGAGATCATCTGCGGGTCTTCGACGAATTCCGGGTAAAGGTCGGCATCTCCCTCGACGGAGACCGGGTCGCCAATGACCGCCACCGGCTCGACCGCCGGGGCCGCAGTAGCTACGACCGGGTGCTGAAGGCCGTCGAACTCCTCCGCCTCCCGGAGCACCGGCATCTGTACCAGGGCCTGCTGTGCACGGTGGACGTGGCCAACGACCCGGTCGCGGTCCACGACGCGCTGACCTCCCTGGACCCGCCCCGCATCGACTATCTGCTCCCGCACTCCACCTGGGACAGCCCTCCCCCCGGCCATGGACCCGGCGCACCGGCGACGCCGTACGCCGACTGGCTGCTGAAGGTCTTCGACCGCTGGGAGGAACAGGGACGGCCCATGCCGGTCAGGACGTTCGACTCGGTGCTCAGCACCCTGCGCGGCGGCCCCAGCCTCACCGAGGCGCTCGGGCTGGCCCCGTCCGATCTGGCGGTCATCGAGACCGACGGCACCTTCGAACAGGCCGACTCGCTCAAGACGGCTTACGAAGGCGCCCCGGCCACCGGCTACGACGTCTTCCGGCACGGTTTCGCGGAGTTCGCCGAGCACCCCGGCGTCCGCGCCCGCCAGCTGGGCATCGCGGGGGTCAGCGAGACCTGCCGCAGGTGCCCGGTCGTGGAGTCCTGCGGCGGTGGCCTCTACGCCCACCGGTACAGCGGCGAGAAAGGCTTCGACAACCCTTCGGTGTTCTGCTCGGACCTGCGGGGCATGGTGGAGGGGATCGCCGAGCGGATCACCGAGCGCGCACTGCACCCAGCGGTCACCGAGGCCGACGAACTGCCGCTGGCCCAGCTGAAGCTGAACCGGGACCTGCTGATCCGGGCGAACGCCGCGCTGGCGGGCCGGCCCGACTGGGACGCGGCCTGGCAGGTGGTGGTCCGGCTGGACTCCGACGCCGCCAGCGCCGCGCACCTCAACACGGTCCTCGCCCATCCGTATCTGCGTTCCGTGCTGCGCCGCTCCCTGGACGGTCCCGTCGGCCTCCCCCAGCTGATGGCGGCGGCCACGGCGGCCGCCGTCCTGGCGGAGACGGAGGCCACGCTCACCTGGCGGCAGCCTGGCCGGGACCTCCACCTCCCGACCCTCGGCACCCTGCGGCTCTCGGCACCCGGCCGGGTCGAGTGCGCGGTCACGGCGCACGGCCTCCAGGTGACCGGCGCGGGTGACGACGGTGGCGAACTCGACGTCGAGTGGCGGCCGTTGACGACCATGCAACTCACCGACGGGCCGCCGCTGCTCGTCGACGACGCCGATCCGGACCGCGACTGCTTCGGGTCGCCGGTCGCGGACCCGCTGCCCCCGAGCGACCTGGCCCTCTTCGGCAAGCGGCTGCGCGCGGCCCACGAGGCGCTGGACGCCCAGGAGCCCGGCTGGCGCAAGGGTGCCCACGCGCTCCTCGCCACCACGGTCACCCCTCTCGCCCCGGGCGCCGGACTGCGGCTCGGCACACACGCGTTCGGCGCGCTCGGGGTGGCCGTCGACTTCGAGGCCGACGCGTTCGTCCGGGAACTGCCGCTCCTGGGACGCGGATCCCGGCTCGCCGCCCTGCGGGAGGTCACCGACCTGAACGTGCCGGGCAGCGCCGCCGGACGGCTGCTCGACGAGGCGAGCGCGTGCGTGGGAAGAGCCGCCGCTTTCCCGCACGACGCCGCCGAGTCGCTGCGGCGGGCGCGCGCCGCCCTGGACACGCTCGCCGGCGCGGCGGGACACGAACTCACCGAGAACGGAGTCCACTTGGCCGACGAGCTGCGGGCGGAGCTGGTGGTGCCGCATGAGTGA
- a CDS encoding AAC(3) family N-acetyltransferase, protein MSEATELPEILGRLGVRPGGVLMVHSSLRGTGRSPTEVRNALLDALGPDGTLVVPAFTPENSDTSPAHHSRTEGMTEREKAEFRASMLPFEPNATPCPAMGALAECVRTTPGAVRSAHPQTSFAALGRRAEELLADHDPYCHLGERSPMAALYAADAQVLLLRVGFEVCTAFHLAEYRMTPPPPTRTYRCVVRDKGNWIEYEDLSLHDGDFGAIGALLPHGLCTKREFAGKPTFLFGMRDAVDAGRHLMSGYRGEMT, encoded by the coding sequence ATGAGTGAGGCCACCGAACTCCCCGAGATACTGGGCCGGTTGGGCGTCCGGCCGGGCGGCGTCCTCATGGTGCACTCCTCACTGCGCGGCACCGGACGGAGCCCGACCGAGGTACGCAACGCCCTCCTCGACGCGCTCGGCCCCGACGGCACCCTGGTCGTGCCCGCCTTCACGCCGGAGAACTCCGACACCTCCCCCGCGCACCACAGCCGTACCGAGGGGATGACCGAGCGGGAGAAGGCCGAGTTCCGTGCGTCGATGCTCCCCTTCGAGCCGAACGCCACGCCCTGCCCGGCCATGGGTGCGCTCGCCGAGTGCGTACGGACCACGCCCGGCGCGGTCCGCAGCGCCCATCCACAGACCTCGTTCGCCGCGCTCGGGCGCCGGGCCGAGGAGTTGCTCGCCGACCACGACCCGTACTGCCACCTCGGCGAGCGGTCCCCGATGGCCGCGCTGTACGCGGCCGACGCCCAGGTCCTGCTGCTGCGGGTCGGCTTCGAGGTGTGCACCGCGTTCCATCTCGCCGAGTACCGGATGACCCCGCCGCCGCCGACACGGACGTACCGCTGCGTGGTGAGGGACAAGGGGAACTGGATCGAGTACGAGGATCTCTCCCTCCACGACGGGGACTTCGGCGCGATCGGGGCTCTTCTACCTCATGGTTTGTGCACGAAAAGGGAGTTCGCGGGAAAACCGACGTTTCTGTTCGGGATGCGCGATGCTGTCGACGCCGGGCGGCATCTGATGTCCGGATATCGCGGTGAAATGACGTGA